In Priestia megaterium NBRC 15308 = ATCC 14581, the following proteins share a genomic window:
- a CDS encoding ATP-binding protein yields MSFVTKDLLINFLFILLALFLVQMFYLIKYAKKIHWWKDRYIAVFPILAITFCLLFPVNGAYVPDDYRMDLRRIPYILGTLYGGWPLGSLLFVFILLLRLLIGGYDVGFLSTLIALPILSIPLFFITKYFLNFSLKNRIIVSTCLSIIGSLLAMLVSIFVLHVTSIPISVWVQFAILDVAGMFVITILWEAIRANLLVLQRLMKAEKLEIVSHLAASISHEVRNPLTASRGFMQMLQEDEKEPAKKRYISIAINELDRAKEIIDDYLLFANSAPERNEKMNISEEIHHVTHIMTPLANMNGVAIDFTFDEEVKCFVMGERRKLQQCLINLFKNSIEAMQNGGTLTIKVGKEGGAVIVDIIDTGCGMTQEQINRLGEPYFTTKEKGTGLGTMVSFSIIHYMKGKVSVSSVKGKETCFSLEFPLCE; encoded by the coding sequence ATGAGTTTTGTCACGAAAGATTTGTTAATTAATTTTTTATTTATTTTATTGGCGCTGTTTTTAGTGCAGATGTTTTATTTAATCAAGTATGCTAAAAAAATTCATTGGTGGAAAGATCGTTATATCGCGGTATTTCCGATTTTAGCCATTACCTTTTGCCTTTTGTTTCCCGTTAACGGAGCTTATGTCCCGGATGACTATCGAATGGATCTACGAAGAATTCCTTATATTTTAGGAACGTTATATGGGGGCTGGCCGCTTGGAAGCTTGCTTTTTGTCTTTATTTTACTGCTGCGCTTGCTAATTGGCGGGTACGATGTAGGGTTTTTATCAACATTAATCGCTCTTCCGATTTTATCCATTCCTTTATTTTTCATAACAAAATACTTCTTAAATTTCTCATTAAAAAATAGAATTATCGTAAGCACCTGTCTTAGTATAATCGGTTCTTTATTAGCTATGCTTGTATCTATTTTTGTCTTGCACGTAACGAGCATTCCTATTAGCGTGTGGGTTCAATTCGCGATTTTAGATGTAGCAGGCATGTTTGTAATTACCATACTGTGGGAAGCGATACGGGCAAATTTACTAGTGCTGCAACGCCTGATGAAAGCAGAGAAACTAGAAATTGTCAGTCATTTAGCTGCCAGCATCTCTCATGAGGTGCGAAATCCTCTAACGGCAAGCAGAGGATTTATGCAAATGCTGCAAGAAGATGAAAAAGAACCTGCTAAAAAACGCTACATTTCAATTGCGATTAACGAACTAGACCGCGCAAAAGAAATCATTGATGATTACTTGCTGTTTGCCAATTCTGCACCAGAACGAAATGAAAAAATGAATATTTCAGAAGAGATTCATCACGTCACCCATATTATGACTCCTCTTGCAAATATGAATGGAGTCGCGATTGATTTTACATTTGATGAAGAAGTGAAGTGCTTCGTTATGGGAGAAAGAAGAAAGCTTCAGCAGTGTTTAATCAATTTATTTAAAAATAGTATTGAAGCGATGCAAAACGGAGGCACGTTAACTATTAAAGTAGGAAAAGAAGGCGGAGCTGTTATCGTGGATATTATTGATACGGGCTGCGGCATGACACAAGAACAAATCAACCGGCTAGGCGAACCGTATTTTACAACAAAAGAAAAAGGTACCGGGCTTGGAACGATGGTATCTTTTAGCATTATTCATTATATGAAGGGCAAAGTGAGTGTGTCTAGCGTAAAAGGAAAAGAAACGTGTTTTTCACTTGAATTTCCACTTTGTGAATAA
- a CDS encoding sulfite exporter TauE/SafE family protein → MELSITLMGLFVGTLVGLTGVGGAALLTPLLIVLGINPSIAVGTDLVYNSITKLFGVAQHYKQRTINFKLAKYLAFGSIPSAVLAIVTLHAFPSFHEHQETIIKHALGYVMTLVAISIIFRVFFDKLIRPNRFQEMDLNQKKGLTIGIGVVFGFIVGLTSIGSGSLFAIAMLYLFKLKTSELVGTDIAHAFLLVTVAGILNASFGSVDYMLTANLLTGSIPGVLIGSRLSTKVPSRPLQAIMATIILISGIKLI, encoded by the coding sequence ATGGAACTATCAATTACCCTAATGGGATTATTCGTTGGAACCCTTGTAGGCTTAACGGGGGTTGGAGGTGCCGCTTTATTAACACCTTTACTGATTGTACTCGGCATCAACCCTTCCATTGCTGTAGGAACAGATCTTGTCTACAATTCTATCACAAAATTATTCGGAGTCGCTCAGCACTACAAACAGCGAACCATTAACTTTAAATTAGCAAAATATTTAGCCTTTGGAAGTATTCCGAGCGCTGTGCTGGCTATTGTCACACTTCATGCATTTCCATCTTTTCACGAGCATCAAGAAACGATTATTAAGCACGCTCTTGGATATGTCATGACGCTGGTTGCCATTTCAATTATCTTTCGCGTCTTTTTTGATAAATTAATTCGCCCAAATCGGTTTCAGGAAATGGACTTAAATCAGAAAAAAGGATTAACAATCGGAATTGGCGTAGTCTTTGGATTCATTGTCGGACTAACATCGATTGGTTCGGGCTCATTATTTGCGATTGCGATGCTGTACTTATTTAAGCTAAAAACATCTGAGCTGGTTGGAACGGATATTGCACATGCGTTTCTTCTCGTTACGGTGGCTGGTATTTTAAATGCAAGCTTTGGAAGCGTGGATTACATGTTGACTGCTAACCTATTAACTGGATCTATTCCAGGTGTGTTAATCGGAAGCCGTTTATCAACGAAAGTGCCTTCAAGACCGCTTCAAGCCATTATGGCAACCATCATTCTAATTAGCGGAATTAAATTAATTTAA
- a CDS encoding C4-dicarboxylate transporter DctA, translated as MTQTAAKSKQKPFYKGLFFQIMMAIVLGIAVGYLWPSFGNAVKPIGDGFIKLIKMLIAPLIFGVVVVGIAKVGNIKTVGRIGGKTILYFEIVTTFALLIGLLVANVMNPGTGMNVDPSSLNTSEVDAKTNGSELPSEGDFFLNMIPDSAVGAFSSNSMLQVLLISCLFGIALVHIGGKTAETLLNVLEKVNDVLFKIMGYIMKLTALATFSAMAFAVSQYGLGTLAAFGKLFIAMTIACLAFVLVLAVILRIYLKLSLWKVILYIREEIMLAFATGSTEAVMPQLMDKFEQAGCNKAVVGLVVPTGYSFNLDGASIYLSLALVFLAQATGVDLSLTDQLLMLGVLLLTSKGMAGIPGSAFVALSATAAATGSIPVAAVALMLAPDRFMGNYRTTVNIIGYAVAAFIIARWENLLDLQKANDVLDGKIAYQPKNAAISLPESIPAANEKAF; from the coding sequence ATGACACAAACAGCGGCAAAAAGTAAGCAAAAACCTTTTTATAAAGGTCTTTTCTTTCAAATTATGATGGCAATTGTACTTGGCATAGCCGTAGGATATCTATGGCCAAGCTTTGGAAATGCTGTGAAACCGATTGGAGACGGTTTTATTAAGCTTATCAAAATGCTGATTGCTCCTCTTATTTTTGGAGTAGTCGTTGTTGGAATTGCCAAAGTTGGAAACATTAAAACAGTTGGGCGTATCGGCGGAAAAACCATTCTTTACTTCGAAATTGTCACAACATTCGCTCTATTGATCGGTCTATTAGTAGCAAACGTAATGAACCCGGGCACCGGTATGAATGTTGATCCTTCAAGCTTAAACACAAGCGAAGTGGACGCCAAGACAAACGGCTCCGAACTTCCGAGTGAAGGTGATTTTTTTCTTAATATGATTCCAGATAGTGCAGTTGGTGCTTTTTCAAGTAACTCCATGCTTCAAGTGCTTTTAATTTCTTGTTTGTTTGGCATCGCGCTTGTCCATATAGGCGGAAAAACAGCAGAGACCCTTTTAAATGTATTGGAGAAAGTAAATGATGTATTGTTTAAAATTATGGGATACATTATGAAATTAACGGCTCTTGCCACGTTTAGTGCCATGGCATTTGCAGTTAGTCAGTACGGTCTTGGAACACTTGCTGCATTCGGAAAGCTATTTATCGCTATGACAATTGCTTGTCTAGCATTTGTTCTTGTTTTAGCTGTTATTTTACGAATCTATTTAAAATTAAGTTTGTGGAAAGTCATTCTATATATACGAGAAGAAATTATGCTGGCATTTGCTACGGGTTCCACTGAAGCCGTTATGCCGCAGCTCATGGATAAATTCGAACAAGCAGGATGCAACAAAGCAGTCGTTGGCCTTGTTGTACCTACAGGCTATTCATTTAATCTAGACGGTGCTTCCATCTACTTGTCTCTTGCCCTCGTCTTTTTAGCACAAGCAACAGGCGTGGATTTGAGCCTCACTGATCAGCTTTTAATGCTTGGTGTTCTTCTTCTTACGTCTAAAGGAATGGCTGGTATTCCAGGATCAGCTTTTGTTGCTCTCTCTGCTACCGCAGCAGCAACCGGCTCCATTCCGGTAGCAGCCGTTGCTCTGATGCTCGCTCCTGATCGCTTTATGGGGAATTACCGGACTACAGTTAATATTATTGGTTATGCGGTAGCTGCTTTTATTATCGCGCGATGGGAAAATTTACTAGATCTACAAAAAGCAAATGATGTGCTGGACGGAAAAATTGCGTATCAGCCCAAAAATGCTGCAATTTCTCTCCCAGAGAGTATTCCAGCCGCCAATGAAAAAGCATTTTAA